Proteins from one Aquipuribacter sp. SD81 genomic window:
- a CDS encoding LacI family DNA-binding transcriptional regulator yields MASIEDVARATGVSTATVSRALRGLGSVAEPTRVRVQRAAQTLGYVPSAAAASLASGRTKAVGLVTPHVSRWFFSVAIETIEAVLRTHGYDVLLVILPPGDQVRPGPGAIVPPSRPTIETELLRKRVDATVVLTLPLVHRELQTLRGLGHAVVNVGDVVPGLPSFGIDDVEVGRLATRHLLDLGHTDVHLVGGSGDEPGGWGPTRDRYVGYREVMEAAGLRARPAISCDLTVAEGRRAARELLARPALPTGLVATSDELAIGLLHELRLAGVAVPGDVSVVGVDDHPHAELHDLTTIAQPVAEQAEAAARWLLRLLGTAGPVAGRLPADWDRHVERLPTALVVRGSTARARVRQQR; encoded by the coding sequence TTGGCGTCGATCGAGGACGTCGCCCGGGCGACGGGCGTCTCGACCGCCACCGTGTCGCGCGCCCTGCGCGGGCTCGGCTCGGTGGCCGAGCCGACGCGCGTGCGTGTGCAGCGGGCGGCGCAGACCCTCGGGTACGTGCCGTCGGCCGCCGCGGCGAGCCTGGCCAGCGGCCGGACGAAGGCGGTCGGGCTCGTCACCCCGCACGTGTCGCGCTGGTTCTTCTCCGTGGCCATCGAGACGATCGAGGCCGTCCTGCGGACGCACGGCTACGACGTCCTGCTCGTCATCCTCCCGCCGGGCGACCAGGTGCGCCCCGGGCCCGGGGCGATCGTGCCGCCGTCGCGGCCGACCATCGAGACCGAGCTGCTGCGCAAGCGGGTCGACGCGACGGTCGTGCTCACCCTGCCGCTCGTGCACCGGGAGCTGCAGACGCTGCGCGGCCTCGGCCACGCCGTCGTCAACGTCGGCGACGTCGTGCCCGGGCTGCCCTCCTTCGGCATCGACGACGTCGAGGTCGGCCGGCTCGCCACACGGCACCTGCTCGACCTCGGCCACACCGACGTCCACCTGGTCGGCGGCAGCGGCGACGAGCCCGGCGGGTGGGGACCCACGCGCGACCGCTACGTCGGCTACCGCGAGGTGATGGAGGCGGCCGGGCTGCGCGCGCGCCCCGCCATCAGCTGCGACCTCACCGTCGCGGAGGGCCGCCGGGCCGCCCGCGAGCTGCTCGCGCGCCCTGCCCTGCCGACCGGGCTGGTCGCGACCTCCGACGAGCTCGCGATCGGGCTGCTGCACGAGCTGCGGCTCGCGGGCGTCGCCGTGCCGGGCGACGTGTCGGTCGTCGGGGTCGACGACCACCCGCACGCCGAGCTGCACGACCTCACGACCATCGCGCAGCCCGTCGCGGAGCAGGCGGAGGCGGCCGCGCGCTGGCTGCTGCGCCTGCTCGGCACCGCCGGGCCGGTCGCCGGCCGGCTCCCCGCGGACTGGGACCGTCACGTCGAACGGCTCCCCACCGCGCTCGTCGTCCGCGGCTCGACCGCACGCGCGCGCGTCCGGCAACAGAGGTGA
- a CDS encoding carbohydrate ABC transporter permease — translation MDVLLNANTAPEKLLVMVVAIAIFVAVMALLLFLVDRPKNIPNWLVFLGFFGPGALLIIFGLVRPAIITIYQSFFNRTGDEFIGFANFVTLFTDNDLRQVLLNTVIWVFLVPIVSAFLGLLYAVLVDRSPFEAGAKALIFLPMSISFVGAGVIWRFIYEYRADIGDNQQIGLANQVLVWLGFEPYQFLLNWPGNTIFLIIVMIWIQTGFAMTVLSAAIKAIPDDITEAARLDGVSGGQMFRYVTVPAIRPALVVVLTTIAIGTLKIFDIVRTMTGGNFGTSVVANEFYTQAFRQNNAGLGAALAVILFVLVVPIVLYNVRQMRLSEEVR, via the coding sequence ATGGACGTCCTGCTCAACGCCAACACGGCGCCGGAGAAGCTCCTCGTGATGGTGGTGGCGATCGCGATCTTCGTCGCGGTCATGGCCCTGCTGCTGTTCCTGGTCGACCGGCCGAAGAACATCCCCAACTGGCTGGTGTTCCTCGGCTTCTTCGGTCCCGGGGCGCTGCTCATCATCTTCGGGCTCGTCAGACCCGCGATCATCACCATCTACCAGTCGTTCTTCAACCGCACGGGTGACGAGTTCATCGGCTTCGCCAACTTCGTCACGCTGTTCACCGACAACGACCTGCGCCAGGTGCTGCTCAACACCGTGATCTGGGTGTTCCTCGTCCCGATCGTGTCGGCGTTCCTCGGCCTGCTGTACGCCGTGCTCGTCGACCGCTCGCCGTTCGAGGCCGGCGCCAAGGCGCTCATCTTCCTGCCGATGTCGATCTCGTTCGTCGGGGCGGGCGTCATCTGGCGGTTCATCTACGAGTACCGGGCCGACATCGGTGACAACCAGCAGATCGGCCTCGCCAACCAGGTGCTCGTCTGGCTCGGCTTCGAGCCGTACCAGTTCCTGCTCAACTGGCCCGGCAACACGATCTTCCTCATCATCGTCATGATCTGGATCCAGACCGGCTTCGCCATGACGGTGCTGTCGGCGGCGATCAAGGCGATCCCCGACGACATCACCGAGGCGGCACGCCTCGACGGCGTCTCGGGCGGGCAGATGTTCCGCTACGTGACCGTGCCCGCCATCCGTCCCGCGCTCGTCGTGGTGCTCACGACCATCGCCATCGGCACGCTCAAGATCTTCGACATCGTCCGCACGATGACGGGCGGCAACTTCGGCACGTCGGTCGTGGCGAACGAGTTCTACACGCAGGCGTTCCGGCAGAACAACGCCGGTCTGGGCGCCGCGCTCGCCGTCATCCTGTTCGTGCTCGTGGTGCCGATCGTCCTCTACAACGTCCGCCAGATGCGCCTGTCGGAGGAGGTCCGATGA
- a CDS encoding ABC transporter substrate-binding protein yields the protein MRIRLNKRAATAVSAGVGVSLLLAACGADAIEGAGDDASGGGADVASSEIDCAPYEEFGDIEGETVNLYTSILPPEDQPYIDAFTPFEECTGVDVVYEGSGEFEAQLLVRTEAGNPPDIALFPQPGLLQTVVRDTGAVVPAPDQVEAAVDEYYGEDWKAYGTVDDEFYAAPNSANVKSFVWYSPSAFEEAGYEVPETWEDMLALSDQIVADNPDGGVKPWCAGIGSGDATGWPATDWMEDVMLRLNGPEVYDQWVNHEIPFDDPQVAAVLEEVGGILKNPDYVNGGIGDVQSIASTTFQDAGLPILDGQCFMHRQASFYAANWPEGTTVAEDGDVFAFYLPPINEEFGNPVLGGGEFVGAFNDNPATQAFQLYMTSPDFVNLRAQGGQFIPPNSELDTSNLTNPIDELSAELLTDENATFRFDASDLMPGAVGAGSFWSEMTAWIAEDKPNEEVLSSIEQSWP from the coding sequence ATGCGGATCCGCCTCAACAAGCGTGCGGCCACAGCCGTGAGCGCCGGTGTCGGCGTCTCGCTGCTGCTCGCCGCGTGCGGCGCGGATGCCATCGAGGGCGCCGGCGACGACGCCAGCGGCGGCGGTGCGGACGTCGCGAGCAGCGAGATCGACTGCGCGCCGTACGAGGAGTTCGGCGACATCGAGGGCGAGACGGTCAACCTCTACACCTCGATCCTCCCGCCGGAGGACCAGCCGTACATCGACGCGTTCACCCCGTTCGAGGAGTGCACGGGCGTCGACGTCGTCTACGAGGGCTCCGGCGAGTTCGAGGCCCAGCTCCTCGTGCGCACCGAGGCGGGCAACCCGCCGGACATCGCGCTGTTCCCGCAGCCGGGCCTGCTGCAGACCGTCGTGCGCGACACGGGCGCCGTCGTCCCCGCCCCCGACCAGGTCGAGGCCGCGGTCGACGAGTACTACGGCGAGGACTGGAAGGCCTACGGCACCGTCGACGACGAGTTCTACGCCGCGCCGAACAGCGCGAACGTGAAGTCGTTCGTGTGGTACTCCCCGAGCGCCTTCGAGGAGGCCGGCTACGAGGTGCCCGAGACGTGGGAGGACATGCTCGCCCTGTCCGACCAGATCGTCGCGGACAACCCCGACGGCGGGGTGAAGCCGTGGTGCGCGGGCATCGGCTCCGGTGACGCCACCGGCTGGCCGGCGACGGACTGGATGGAGGACGTCATGCTCCGGCTCAACGGGCCGGAGGTGTACGACCAGTGGGTCAACCACGAGATCCCCTTCGACGACCCGCAGGTCGCGGCCGTCCTCGAGGAGGTCGGCGGCATCCTCAAGAACCCCGACTACGTCAACGGCGGCATCGGTGACGTCCAGTCAATCGCGTCGACCACGTTCCAGGACGCCGGTCTGCCGATCCTCGACGGGCAGTGCTTCATGCACCGCCAGGCGTCGTTCTACGCGGCCAACTGGCCGGAGGGCACCACGGTGGCCGAGGACGGCGACGTCTTCGCCTTCTACCTGCCGCCGATCAACGAGGAGTTCGGCAACCCCGTCCTCGGTGGTGGCGAGTTCGTCGGCGCCTTCAACGACAACCCCGCCACCCAGGCGTTCCAGCTGTACATGACCTCCCCCGACTTCGTGAACCTGCGGGCGCAGGGCGGTCAGTTCATCCCGCCGAACAGCGAGCTGGACACCTCCAACCTCACCAACCCCATCGACGAGCTCTCCGCGGAGCTGCTCACCGACGAGAACGCGACGTTCCGCTTCGACGCCTCCGACCTCATGCCGGGCGCCGTCGGCGCCGGGTCGTTCTGGTCGGAGATGACGGCGTGGATCGCCGAGGACAAGCCGAACGAGGAAGTGCTCAGCTCCATCGAGCAGTCCTGGCCCTGA